The following coding sequences lie in one Chelmon rostratus isolate fCheRos1 chromosome 2, fCheRos1.pri, whole genome shotgun sequence genomic window:
- the iqsec1b gene encoding IQ motif and SEC7 domain-containing protein 1 isoform X5: protein MLERKYGGRFITRHAARTIQTAFRQYQMNKNFERLRSSMSENRMSRRIVLSNMRMQFSFEGPEKVHSSYFEGKQVSLTDDGTKIGALVQSEHGGEMGMQAKTPTTQSDFTDAITELEDAFSRQVKSLAESIDDALNCRSLHGDDNQQEPGRGHQDMDREVSCQVKPSHSASEHRKLDEMTASYSDVTLYIDEEELSPPLPLSQSVDRPSSTESDLRQRSLNSSQDYWSLAHKDEKGDTDTSCRSTPSLECQEQRLRVDHLPLLTIEPPSDSSVELSDRSDRSSLKRQNAYDRSLSNQQSSPKHISHSLPPRGPSREEDATRHRPRQLEAHLAINGTANRQSKSESDFSDGDNDSINSTSNSNDTINCSSESSSRDSLREQTLSKQTYHKETRNSWDSPAFSNDIIRKRHYRIGLNLFNKKPEKGIQYLIERNFVPDTPVGVAHFLLQRKGLSRQMIGEFLGNRQKQFNRDVLDCVVDEMDFSAMELDEALRKFQAHIRVQGEAQKVERLIEAYSQRYCICNPGVVRQFRNPDTIFILAFAIILLNTDMYSPNVKPERKMKLEDFVKNLRGVDDGEDIPREMLVGIYERIRKRELKTNEDHVSQVQKVEKLIVGKKPIGSLHHGLGCVLSLPHRRLVCYCRLFEVPDPNKPQKLGLHQREIFLFNDLLVVTKIFQKKKNSVTYSFRQSFSLYGMQVLLFENQYYPNGVRLTSAIPGADIKVLINFNAPNPQDRKKFTDDLRESIAEVQEMEKYRIESELEKQKGVVRPSMSQTSGLKKETGNGNLSRASLDDSYAIGEGLKRSALSSSLRDLSDAGKRGRRSSAGSLDSNMEGSIISSPHMRRRTPSNRDCPSRHSGQSLPNSSSLLGSLFGTRRIKSPSPTPQPLHPTLISHTPHPANLHHTARVETDTPVPMHHAQFCHMTQNPPPYHHHHHYHPPAHLQHPPHQYHPPPSHGQQQPYPPHPQHGHGSHPPLSSHPAHGSHHHGPPSAPPQATSSTKPKHSGISTVV from the exons ATGCTAGAGCGTAAATATGGTGGGCGTTTCATAACCCGGCATGCAGCCCGCACCATCCAGACAGCCTTCCGCCAGTACCAGATGAACAAGAACTTTGAGCGTCTTAGAAGTTCTATGTCTGAGAACCGTATGTCCAGACGAATCGTCCTATCCAATATGAGAATGCAGTTTTCCTTCGAAGGACCTGAAAAAGTCCACAGCTCCTATTTCGAGGGAAAACAAGTCTCGCTAACAGATGACGGGACCAAAATCGGAGCACTGGTGCAGTCAGAGCATGGTGGGGAAATGGGCATGCAGGCCAAGACTCCCACGACACAGAGCGACTTCACAGACGCTATCACAGAGCTAGAAGATGCCTTCTCCAGGCAGGTCAAATCTCTAGCTGAGTCCATAGACGATGCTCTAAACTGTCGCAGTCTGCATGGTGACGACAACCAGCAGGAGCCAGGGAGAGGCCACCAGGACATGGACCGGGAGGTCAGCTGCCAGGTGAAACCTTCCCACAGTGCTTCAGAGCACCGCAAGCTGGACGAGATGACCGCGTCTTACAGCGATGTCACCCTTTACATCGATGAAGAAGAACTGTCACCGCCACTGCCCCTGTCTCAATCTGTAGACAGGCCCTCCAGCACAGAATCAGATTTGCGTCAGCGTTCCCTCAATTCTTCCCAGGACTACTGGTCACTGGCTCACAAAGACGAGAAAGGTGACACGGACACCAGCTGCCGCAGTACGCCATCTCTGGAGTGCCAAGAGCAGCGCTTGCGCGTGGACCACCTACCCTTACTGACCATTGAACCTCCGAGTGACAGTTCAGTGGAGCTGAGCGATCGCTCTGACCGCAGCTCTTTGAAGAGACAGAACGCATATGACCGGAGCCTCAGCAACCAGCAGAGCAGCCCCAAACACATCAGCCATAGCCTGCCACCCCGAGGGCCTTCCAGGGAAGAGGACGCCACCCGCCATCGACCACGACAGCTAGAGGCCCACCTGGCCATCAACGGCACCGCAAATCGGCAGAGCAAGTCGGAGTCCGATTTCTCCGATGGTGATAATGACAGCATCAACAGCACGTCCAACTCCAATGACACCATaaactgcagctctgagtcCTCGTCCAGGGACAGCCTGAGGGAGCAGACGCTCAGCAAGCAGACCTACCACAAAGAGACTCGCAACAGCTGGGACTCACCCGCATTCAGCAATGACATCATTCGCAAGAGGCACTATCGCATTGGCCTAAACCTCTTCAACAA GAAACCAGAAAAAGGCATCCAGTATCTGATAGAGCGAAACTTTGTTCCAGACACTCCAGTGGGTGTGGCCCACTTCCTGCTCCAGAGGAAAGGCTTGAGTAGGCAGATGATTGGCGAGTTCCTGGgtaacagacagaaacagttcAACCGAGATGTCCTCGA CTGCGTGGTTGATGAAATGGACTTCTCAGCGATGGAGCTGGACGAAGCACTCAGGAAATTCCAGGCACACATCAGAGTGCAGGGAGAAGCTCAGAAGGTTGAGCGGCTAATAGAGGCCTACAG CCAACGATACTGCATCTGCAACCCCGGTGTGGTGCGACAGTTCAGGAACCCAGACACCATCTTCATCCTGGCCTTTGCCATCATCCTCCTCAACACAGACATGTACAGCCCCAACGTCAAGCCCGAGAGGAAGATGAAGCTGGAGGACTTTGTTAAGAACCTTCGAG GAGTGGATGATGGGGAGGACATCCCCAGAGAGATGCTGGTAGGGATATATGAGCGGATTCGCAAGCGAGAGCTCAAGACTAATGAAGACCATGTGTCCCAGGTTCAGAAAGTGGAAAAACTCATTGTTGGAAAAAAGCCG atCGGCTCGTTACACCATGGTCTGGGCTGT gtactATCCCTTCCCCACAGGAGACTGGTCTGTTACTGCAGACTTTTTGAAGTGCCCGACCCCAACAAACCACAAAAGTTGGGCCTGCACCAAAGGGAGATCTTCCTGTTTAATGACCTGCTGGTG GTTACTAAAATTttccaaaagaagaagaactctGTGACGTACAGCTTTCGGCAGTCCTTCTCACTTTATGGCATGCAAGTGCTGCTCTTCGAGAATCAGT ATTATCCCAATGGAGTCCGTCTGACCTCGGCCATTCCCGGAGCTGACATCAAAGTCCTCATCAACTTCAATGCGCCCAATCCTCAGGACCGCAAAAAGTTCACTGACGATTTGCGAGAATCTATTGCTGAAGTCCAAGAGATGGAGAAGTATCGGATAGAAT CTGAGCTAGAAAAACAGAAGGGAGTGGTGAGGCCCAGCATGTCCCAGACTTCAGGGTTAAAGAAGGAAACAGGCAACGGCAACCTGAGCCGAGCAAGCCTCGACGACAGCTACGCCATCGGCGAAGGTTTGAAGAGGAGcgccctcagcagctccttacGTGACCTCTCGGATGCAG GCAAGCGTGGGAGACGCAGCAGTGCAGGATCACTAGACAGCAATATGGAA GGGTCCATCATTAGCAGTCCTCACATGCGGCGGAGAACCCCCTCCAACCGAGACTGCCCTTCCCGCCACAGCGGCCAGTCCCTGCCCAACTCCTCTTCGCTGCTCGGATCTTTGTTTGGCACCAGGCGGATCAAGTCCCCCAGCCCCACCCCGCAGCCCCTGCACCCCACCCTCATCTCCCACACCCCTCACCCCGCCAACCTGCACCACACCGCCCGGGTGGAGACGGACACGCCGGTCCCCATGCATCACGCCCAGTTCTGCCACATGACCCAGAACCCCCCGCcttaccaccaccaccaccactatcACCCGCCAGCCCACTTGCAGCACCCTCCACACCAGTACCACCCGCCCCCTTCTCACGGCCAGCAGCAGCCCTACCCGCCTCACCCGCAGCACGGCCACGGGAGCCACCCGCCACTCTCCTCCCACCCGGCTCATGGCTCCCACCACCACGGCCCGCCGTCAGCACCCCCCCAGGCAACCAGCAGCACCAAGCCCAAGCACAGCGGTATCAGTACGGTGGTCTGA
- the iqsec1b gene encoding IQ motif and SEC7 domain-containing protein 1 isoform X3 → MPLHASCSLQSQHVEGDAPGSEVGASVDPSSGYSCVPVTRSGGLGPDHLDSQLYGHIFLPGHPRPRRPKLQHSQSILRKQAEEEAIKRSRSLSESYELSSDLQDKQVEMLERKYGGRFITRHAARTIQTAFRQYQMNKNFERLRSSMSENRMSRRIVLSNMRMQFSFEGPEKVHSSYFEGKQVSLTDDGTKIGALVQSEHGGEMGMQAKTPTTQSDFTDAITELEDAFSRQVKSLAESIDDALNCRSLHGDDNQQEPGRGHQDMDREVSCQVKPSHSASEHRKLDEMTASYSDVTLYIDEEELSPPLPLSQSVDRPSSTESDLRQRSLNSSQDYWSLAHKDEKGDTDTSCRSTPSLECQEQRLRVDHLPLLTIEPPSDSSVELSDRSDRSSLKRQNAYDRSLSNQQSSPKHISHSLPPRGPSREEDATRHRPRQLEAHLAINGTANRQSKSESDFSDGDNDSINSTSNSNDTINCSSESSSRDSLREQTLSKQTYHKETRNSWDSPAFSNDIIRKRHYRIGLNLFNKKPEKGIQYLIERNFVPDTPVGVAHFLLQRKGLSRQMIGEFLGNRQKQFNRDVLDCVVDEMDFSAMELDEALRKFQAHIRVQGEAQKVERLIEAYSQRYCICNPGVVRQFRNPDTIFILAFAIILLNTDMYSPNVKPERKMKLEDFVKNLRGVDDGEDIPREMLVGIYERIRKRELKTNEDHVSQVQKVEKLIVGKKPIGSLHHGLGCVLSLPHRRLVCYCRLFEVPDPNKPQKLGLHQREIFLFNDLLVVTKIFQKKKNSVTYSFRQSFSLYGMQVLLFENQYYPNGVRLTSAIPGADIKVLINFNAPNPQDRKKFTDDLRESIAEVQEMEKYRIESELEKQKGVVRPSMSQTSGLKKETGNGNLSRASLDDSYAIGEGLKRSALSSSLRDLSDAGKRGRRSSAGSLDSNMEGSIISSPHMRRRTPSNRDCPSRHSGQSLPNSSSLLGSLFGTRRIKSPSPTPQPLHPTLISHTPHPANLHHTARVETDTPVPMHHAQFCHMTQNPPPYHHHHHYHPPAHLQHPPHQYHPPPSHGQQQPYPPHPQHGHGSHPPLSSHPAHGSHHHGPPSAPPQATSSTKPKHSGISTVV, encoded by the exons tgtGGAAGGTGATGCTCCAGGCAGCGAGGTGGGCGCCTCTGTGGACCCCAGCAGCGGCTACAGTTGCGTCCCAGTGACCCGCAGCGGCGGGCTCGGTCCCGACCACCTGGACAGCCAGCTCTACGGACACATCTTCCTGCCCGGCCACCCGCGGCCCCGTCGCCCCAAGCTCCAGCACTCCCAGTCCATCCTCCGCAAGCAGGCAGAAGAGGAGGCCATCAAGCGCTCCCGCTCGCTGTCCGAGAGCTATGAGCTCTCATCAGACCTACAGGACAAGCAg GTGGAGATGCTAGAGCGTAAATATGGTGGGCGTTTCATAACCCGGCATGCAGCCCGCACCATCCAGACAGCCTTCCGCCAGTACCAGATGAACAAGAACTTTGAGCGTCTTAGAAGTTCTATGTCTGAGAACCGTATGTCCAGACGAATCGTCCTATCCAATATGAGAATGCAGTTTTCCTTCGAAGGACCTGAAAAAGTCCACAGCTCCTATTTCGAGGGAAAACAAGTCTCGCTAACAGATGACGGGACCAAAATCGGAGCACTGGTGCAGTCAGAGCATGGTGGGGAAATGGGCATGCAGGCCAAGACTCCCACGACACAGAGCGACTTCACAGACGCTATCACAGAGCTAGAAGATGCCTTCTCCAGGCAGGTCAAATCTCTAGCTGAGTCCATAGACGATGCTCTAAACTGTCGCAGTCTGCATGGTGACGACAACCAGCAGGAGCCAGGGAGAGGCCACCAGGACATGGACCGGGAGGTCAGCTGCCAGGTGAAACCTTCCCACAGTGCTTCAGAGCACCGCAAGCTGGACGAGATGACCGCGTCTTACAGCGATGTCACCCTTTACATCGATGAAGAAGAACTGTCACCGCCACTGCCCCTGTCTCAATCTGTAGACAGGCCCTCCAGCACAGAATCAGATTTGCGTCAGCGTTCCCTCAATTCTTCCCAGGACTACTGGTCACTGGCTCACAAAGACGAGAAAGGTGACACGGACACCAGCTGCCGCAGTACGCCATCTCTGGAGTGCCAAGAGCAGCGCTTGCGCGTGGACCACCTACCCTTACTGACCATTGAACCTCCGAGTGACAGTTCAGTGGAGCTGAGCGATCGCTCTGACCGCAGCTCTTTGAAGAGACAGAACGCATATGACCGGAGCCTCAGCAACCAGCAGAGCAGCCCCAAACACATCAGCCATAGCCTGCCACCCCGAGGGCCTTCCAGGGAAGAGGACGCCACCCGCCATCGACCACGACAGCTAGAGGCCCACCTGGCCATCAACGGCACCGCAAATCGGCAGAGCAAGTCGGAGTCCGATTTCTCCGATGGTGATAATGACAGCATCAACAGCACGTCCAACTCCAATGACACCATaaactgcagctctgagtcCTCGTCCAGGGACAGCCTGAGGGAGCAGACGCTCAGCAAGCAGACCTACCACAAAGAGACTCGCAACAGCTGGGACTCACCCGCATTCAGCAATGACATCATTCGCAAGAGGCACTATCGCATTGGCCTAAACCTCTTCAACAA GAAACCAGAAAAAGGCATCCAGTATCTGATAGAGCGAAACTTTGTTCCAGACACTCCAGTGGGTGTGGCCCACTTCCTGCTCCAGAGGAAAGGCTTGAGTAGGCAGATGATTGGCGAGTTCCTGGgtaacagacagaaacagttcAACCGAGATGTCCTCGA CTGCGTGGTTGATGAAATGGACTTCTCAGCGATGGAGCTGGACGAAGCACTCAGGAAATTCCAGGCACACATCAGAGTGCAGGGAGAAGCTCAGAAGGTTGAGCGGCTAATAGAGGCCTACAG CCAACGATACTGCATCTGCAACCCCGGTGTGGTGCGACAGTTCAGGAACCCAGACACCATCTTCATCCTGGCCTTTGCCATCATCCTCCTCAACACAGACATGTACAGCCCCAACGTCAAGCCCGAGAGGAAGATGAAGCTGGAGGACTTTGTTAAGAACCTTCGAG GAGTGGATGATGGGGAGGACATCCCCAGAGAGATGCTGGTAGGGATATATGAGCGGATTCGCAAGCGAGAGCTCAAGACTAATGAAGACCATGTGTCCCAGGTTCAGAAAGTGGAAAAACTCATTGTTGGAAAAAAGCCG atCGGCTCGTTACACCATGGTCTGGGCTGT gtactATCCCTTCCCCACAGGAGACTGGTCTGTTACTGCAGACTTTTTGAAGTGCCCGACCCCAACAAACCACAAAAGTTGGGCCTGCACCAAAGGGAGATCTTCCTGTTTAATGACCTGCTGGTG GTTACTAAAATTttccaaaagaagaagaactctGTGACGTACAGCTTTCGGCAGTCCTTCTCACTTTATGGCATGCAAGTGCTGCTCTTCGAGAATCAGT ATTATCCCAATGGAGTCCGTCTGACCTCGGCCATTCCCGGAGCTGACATCAAAGTCCTCATCAACTTCAATGCGCCCAATCCTCAGGACCGCAAAAAGTTCACTGACGATTTGCGAGAATCTATTGCTGAAGTCCAAGAGATGGAGAAGTATCGGATAGAAT CTGAGCTAGAAAAACAGAAGGGAGTGGTGAGGCCCAGCATGTCCCAGACTTCAGGGTTAAAGAAGGAAACAGGCAACGGCAACCTGAGCCGAGCAAGCCTCGACGACAGCTACGCCATCGGCGAAGGTTTGAAGAGGAGcgccctcagcagctccttacGTGACCTCTCGGATGCAG GCAAGCGTGGGAGACGCAGCAGTGCAGGATCACTAGACAGCAATATGGAA GGGTCCATCATTAGCAGTCCTCACATGCGGCGGAGAACCCCCTCCAACCGAGACTGCCCTTCCCGCCACAGCGGCCAGTCCCTGCCCAACTCCTCTTCGCTGCTCGGATCTTTGTTTGGCACCAGGCGGATCAAGTCCCCCAGCCCCACCCCGCAGCCCCTGCACCCCACCCTCATCTCCCACACCCCTCACCCCGCCAACCTGCACCACACCGCCCGGGTGGAGACGGACACGCCGGTCCCCATGCATCACGCCCAGTTCTGCCACATGACCCAGAACCCCCCGCcttaccaccaccaccaccactatcACCCGCCAGCCCACTTGCAGCACCCTCCACACCAGTACCACCCGCCCCCTTCTCACGGCCAGCAGCAGCCCTACCCGCCTCACCCGCAGCACGGCCACGGGAGCCACCCGCCACTCTCCTCCCACCCGGCTCATGGCTCCCACCACCACGGCCCGCCGTCAGCACCCCCCCAGGCAACCAGCAGCACCAAGCCCAAGCACAGCGGTATCAGTACGGTGGTCTGA
- the iqsec1b gene encoding IQ motif and SEC7 domain-containing protein 1 isoform X1, with protein sequence MCKDGPSLPSCQCRLCPGLLTVSLCRVEGDAPGSEVGASVDPSSGYSCVPVTRSGGLGPDHLDSQLYGHIFLPGHPRPRRPKLQHSQSILRKQAEEEAIKRSRSLSESYELSSDLQDKQVEMLERKYGGRFITRHAARTIQTAFRQYQMNKNFERLRSSMSENRMSRRIVLSNMRMQFSFEGPEKVHSSYFEGKQVSLTDDGTKIGALVQSEHGGEMGMQAKTPTTQSDFTDAITELEDAFSRQVKSLAESIDDALNCRSLHGDDNQQEPGRGHQDMDREVSCQVKPSHSASEHRKLDEMTASYSDVTLYIDEEELSPPLPLSQSVDRPSSTESDLRQRSLNSSQDYWSLAHKDEKGDTDTSCRSTPSLECQEQRLRVDHLPLLTIEPPSDSSVELSDRSDRSSLKRQNAYDRSLSNQQSSPKHISHSLPPRGPSREEDATRHRPRQLEAHLAINGTANRQSKSESDFSDGDNDSINSTSNSNDTINCSSESSSRDSLREQTLSKQTYHKETRNSWDSPAFSNDIIRKRHYRIGLNLFNKKPEKGIQYLIERNFVPDTPVGVAHFLLQRKGLSRQMIGEFLGNRQKQFNRDVLDCVVDEMDFSAMELDEALRKFQAHIRVQGEAQKVERLIEAYSQRYCICNPGVVRQFRNPDTIFILAFAIILLNTDMYSPNVKPERKMKLEDFVKNLRGVDDGEDIPREMLVGIYERIRKRELKTNEDHVSQVQKVEKLIVGKKPIGSLHHGLGCVLSLPHRRLVCYCRLFEVPDPNKPQKLGLHQREIFLFNDLLVVTKIFQKKKNSVTYSFRQSFSLYGMQVLLFENQYYPNGVRLTSAIPGADIKVLINFNAPNPQDRKKFTDDLRESIAEVQEMEKYRIESELEKQKGVVRPSMSQTSGLKKETGNGNLSRASLDDSYAIGEGLKRSALSSSLRDLSDAGKRGRRSSAGSLDSNMEGSIISSPHMRRRTPSNRDCPSRHSGQSLPNSSSLLGSLFGTRRIKSPSPTPQPLHPTLISHTPHPANLHHTARVETDTPVPMHHAQFCHMTQNPPPYHHHHHYHPPAHLQHPPHQYHPPPSHGQQQPYPPHPQHGHGSHPPLSSHPAHGSHHHGPPSAPPQATSSTKPKHSGISTVV encoded by the exons tgtGGAAGGTGATGCTCCAGGCAGCGAGGTGGGCGCCTCTGTGGACCCCAGCAGCGGCTACAGTTGCGTCCCAGTGACCCGCAGCGGCGGGCTCGGTCCCGACCACCTGGACAGCCAGCTCTACGGACACATCTTCCTGCCCGGCCACCCGCGGCCCCGTCGCCCCAAGCTCCAGCACTCCCAGTCCATCCTCCGCAAGCAGGCAGAAGAGGAGGCCATCAAGCGCTCCCGCTCGCTGTCCGAGAGCTATGAGCTCTCATCAGACCTACAGGACAAGCAg GTGGAGATGCTAGAGCGTAAATATGGTGGGCGTTTCATAACCCGGCATGCAGCCCGCACCATCCAGACAGCCTTCCGCCAGTACCAGATGAACAAGAACTTTGAGCGTCTTAGAAGTTCTATGTCTGAGAACCGTATGTCCAGACGAATCGTCCTATCCAATATGAGAATGCAGTTTTCCTTCGAAGGACCTGAAAAAGTCCACAGCTCCTATTTCGAGGGAAAACAAGTCTCGCTAACAGATGACGGGACCAAAATCGGAGCACTGGTGCAGTCAGAGCATGGTGGGGAAATGGGCATGCAGGCCAAGACTCCCACGACACAGAGCGACTTCACAGACGCTATCACAGAGCTAGAAGATGCCTTCTCCAGGCAGGTCAAATCTCTAGCTGAGTCCATAGACGATGCTCTAAACTGTCGCAGTCTGCATGGTGACGACAACCAGCAGGAGCCAGGGAGAGGCCACCAGGACATGGACCGGGAGGTCAGCTGCCAGGTGAAACCTTCCCACAGTGCTTCAGAGCACCGCAAGCTGGACGAGATGACCGCGTCTTACAGCGATGTCACCCTTTACATCGATGAAGAAGAACTGTCACCGCCACTGCCCCTGTCTCAATCTGTAGACAGGCCCTCCAGCACAGAATCAGATTTGCGTCAGCGTTCCCTCAATTCTTCCCAGGACTACTGGTCACTGGCTCACAAAGACGAGAAAGGTGACACGGACACCAGCTGCCGCAGTACGCCATCTCTGGAGTGCCAAGAGCAGCGCTTGCGCGTGGACCACCTACCCTTACTGACCATTGAACCTCCGAGTGACAGTTCAGTGGAGCTGAGCGATCGCTCTGACCGCAGCTCTTTGAAGAGACAGAACGCATATGACCGGAGCCTCAGCAACCAGCAGAGCAGCCCCAAACACATCAGCCATAGCCTGCCACCCCGAGGGCCTTCCAGGGAAGAGGACGCCACCCGCCATCGACCACGACAGCTAGAGGCCCACCTGGCCATCAACGGCACCGCAAATCGGCAGAGCAAGTCGGAGTCCGATTTCTCCGATGGTGATAATGACAGCATCAACAGCACGTCCAACTCCAATGACACCATaaactgcagctctgagtcCTCGTCCAGGGACAGCCTGAGGGAGCAGACGCTCAGCAAGCAGACCTACCACAAAGAGACTCGCAACAGCTGGGACTCACCCGCATTCAGCAATGACATCATTCGCAAGAGGCACTATCGCATTGGCCTAAACCTCTTCAACAA GAAACCAGAAAAAGGCATCCAGTATCTGATAGAGCGAAACTTTGTTCCAGACACTCCAGTGGGTGTGGCCCACTTCCTGCTCCAGAGGAAAGGCTTGAGTAGGCAGATGATTGGCGAGTTCCTGGgtaacagacagaaacagttcAACCGAGATGTCCTCGA CTGCGTGGTTGATGAAATGGACTTCTCAGCGATGGAGCTGGACGAAGCACTCAGGAAATTCCAGGCACACATCAGAGTGCAGGGAGAAGCTCAGAAGGTTGAGCGGCTAATAGAGGCCTACAG CCAACGATACTGCATCTGCAACCCCGGTGTGGTGCGACAGTTCAGGAACCCAGACACCATCTTCATCCTGGCCTTTGCCATCATCCTCCTCAACACAGACATGTACAGCCCCAACGTCAAGCCCGAGAGGAAGATGAAGCTGGAGGACTTTGTTAAGAACCTTCGAG GAGTGGATGATGGGGAGGACATCCCCAGAGAGATGCTGGTAGGGATATATGAGCGGATTCGCAAGCGAGAGCTCAAGACTAATGAAGACCATGTGTCCCAGGTTCAGAAAGTGGAAAAACTCATTGTTGGAAAAAAGCCG atCGGCTCGTTACACCATGGTCTGGGCTGT gtactATCCCTTCCCCACAGGAGACTGGTCTGTTACTGCAGACTTTTTGAAGTGCCCGACCCCAACAAACCACAAAAGTTGGGCCTGCACCAAAGGGAGATCTTCCTGTTTAATGACCTGCTGGTG GTTACTAAAATTttccaaaagaagaagaactctGTGACGTACAGCTTTCGGCAGTCCTTCTCACTTTATGGCATGCAAGTGCTGCTCTTCGAGAATCAGT ATTATCCCAATGGAGTCCGTCTGACCTCGGCCATTCCCGGAGCTGACATCAAAGTCCTCATCAACTTCAATGCGCCCAATCCTCAGGACCGCAAAAAGTTCACTGACGATTTGCGAGAATCTATTGCTGAAGTCCAAGAGATGGAGAAGTATCGGATAGAAT CTGAGCTAGAAAAACAGAAGGGAGTGGTGAGGCCCAGCATGTCCCAGACTTCAGGGTTAAAGAAGGAAACAGGCAACGGCAACCTGAGCCGAGCAAGCCTCGACGACAGCTACGCCATCGGCGAAGGTTTGAAGAGGAGcgccctcagcagctccttacGTGACCTCTCGGATGCAG GCAAGCGTGGGAGACGCAGCAGTGCAGGATCACTAGACAGCAATATGGAA GGGTCCATCATTAGCAGTCCTCACATGCGGCGGAGAACCCCCTCCAACCGAGACTGCCCTTCCCGCCACAGCGGCCAGTCCCTGCCCAACTCCTCTTCGCTGCTCGGATCTTTGTTTGGCACCAGGCGGATCAAGTCCCCCAGCCCCACCCCGCAGCCCCTGCACCCCACCCTCATCTCCCACACCCCTCACCCCGCCAACCTGCACCACACCGCCCGGGTGGAGACGGACACGCCGGTCCCCATGCATCACGCCCAGTTCTGCCACATGACCCAGAACCCCCCGCcttaccaccaccaccaccactatcACCCGCCAGCCCACTTGCAGCACCCTCCACACCAGTACCACCCGCCCCCTTCTCACGGCCAGCAGCAGCCCTACCCGCCTCACCCGCAGCACGGCCACGGGAGCCACCCGCCACTCTCCTCCCACCCGGCTCATGGCTCCCACCACCACGGCCCGCCGTCAGCACCCCCCCAGGCAACCAGCAGCACCAAGCCCAAGCACAGCGGTATCAGTACGGTGGTCTGA